One window from the genome of Pseudobdellovibrionaceae bacterium encodes:
- a CDS encoding ABC transporter permease, with product MIEVKDIKKTYTMGSTQVHALRGVNLTIEDGDFVAIMGPSGSGKSTLAHILGLLDVPSSGSYKLNGQEVAKMSEDSLAILRRNEIGFIFQQFNLLPRLNAYENVLLPIFYSKKPSGSQNAHELLKLVGLDQREDHRPNELSGGQQQRVAIARSLVNRPRMILADEPTGNLDSVSEKEIMRALKELNDQGITVVMVTHEDEIGAQAKRLIRMRDGAVQSDERLRPIGAKNLSAQGDAPTDSQKNTPSPLALSPLKSTSPDAPSSSFGLKELGGHFQQGFKSLAGNKIRTALSMLGILIGVAAVIAMLALGTGAQRAIEKQLSSLGSNLLVLRTGGMRRGGVAQQAGEGTRLTRDDANAIKNQVPFIHNVGPYVNGRGQVGYLNKNWNTELLGATPNYTEIRAAIPNIGRFFTEEENMQRARVAVVGTTIVRELFNGQNPVGSILKINKISFQVIGVLPEKGAGGWRDQDDLIVVPLATAMYRLLGKNYVDSMDIQVTEASMMDQVQSQTLQFLYTRKRVALSQRDDAFTIHNMADIQKALSQTNKTMTTLLASIAAISLLVGGIGIMNIMLVSVTERTKEIGLRKAIGAKKSDILMQFLVESVAVSVLGGVAGIFIGWGVCVAIASATEWTTSISLHSILISFGFSALIGIIFGIYPAKKASALHPIDALRYE from the coding sequence ATGATCGAAGTTAAAGATATCAAAAAAACCTATACCATGGGGAGCACCCAGGTTCACGCATTACGAGGCGTGAATCTCACCATTGAAGATGGTGACTTTGTGGCCATCATGGGGCCCTCTGGAAGTGGTAAATCTACACTGGCGCATATTCTTGGTTTACTTGATGTACCTAGTTCTGGGTCTTATAAACTGAATGGGCAAGAAGTGGCCAAAATGTCAGAAGACTCCTTAGCTATTCTTCGTCGTAATGAAATTGGGTTTATATTTCAACAGTTCAATCTTCTGCCTCGTCTCAATGCCTATGAGAATGTTCTTCTTCCTATCTTCTATTCTAAGAAACCTTCAGGCTCACAGAACGCCCACGAATTATTAAAACTTGTTGGTCTTGATCAACGCGAAGATCACCGCCCTAATGAGCTCTCTGGAGGACAACAGCAGCGCGTGGCTATTGCCCGTTCACTTGTCAATCGACCTCGTATGATCTTAGCAGACGAACCCACAGGAAACTTAGATTCCGTAAGCGAAAAAGAGATCATGAGAGCCCTTAAAGAACTTAACGATCAAGGCATCACTGTCGTCATGGTCACACACGAAGATGAGATCGGGGCACAGGCCAAGCGCCTGATTCGTATGCGTGACGGCGCCGTACAGTCCGATGAACGTTTAAGACCTATTGGTGCAAAGAATTTAAGTGCCCAAGGGGATGCACCTACAGATTCACAAAAAAATACACCTTCTCCTCTAGCCTTGTCTCCACTTAAGAGCACTTCACCAGACGCTCCCTCTTCTAGTTTTGGCCTTAAAGAATTAGGGGGGCATTTTCAACAAGGGTTTAAAAGTTTAGCGGGAAATAAAATCCGAACCGCACTCTCCATGTTGGGAATCCTAATTGGGGTTGCCGCCGTCATCGCTATGTTAGCCTTAGGAACTGGCGCACAAAGGGCTATTGAGAAACAACTCTCTTCTTTAGGATCAAATTTATTAGTCTTACGTACAGGAGGAATGAGACGAGGTGGTGTGGCACAACAAGCAGGCGAAGGCACCCGTCTGACTCGTGATGATGCCAATGCCATAAAAAATCAGGTTCCTTTTATTCATAACGTGGGTCCCTATGTGAACGGTCGTGGGCAAGTGGGTTATCTGAATAAAAACTGGAATACAGAACTTTTGGGAGCCACACCCAATTATACAGAGATTCGTGCCGCCATACCCAACATTGGGCGCTTCTTTACAGAAGAAGAGAACATGCAGCGCGCACGAGTGGCCGTGGTGGGAACCACTATTGTCAGAGAACTTTTCAACGGTCAAAATCCTGTAGGCTCTATTCTTAAGATCAACAAAATAAGTTTCCAAGTGATTGGAGTTTTACCCGAAAAGGGAGCTGGTGGATGGCGAGACCAAGATGATCTGATTGTCGTTCCTCTGGCCACGGCCATGTATCGCCTGTTGGGCAAAAACTACGTGGATTCCATGGACATTCAAGTCACTGAAGCCAGTATGATGGATCAGGTGCAGAGCCAAACCTTACAGTTTCTTTATACACGCAAACGCGTGGCTTTATCACAAAGAGATGATGCGTTTACCATTCATAATATGGCTGACATTCAAAAAGCTCTGTCACAGACCAACAAAACGATGACTACACTCCTTGCCTCGATTGCCGCCATCTCATTACTTGTTGGTGGAATTGGAATTATGAACATTATGCTGGTCTCTGTCACAGAACGAACCAAAGAGATCGGCTTAAGAAAAGCCATTGGAGCCAAGAAGTCTGACATCCTTATGCAGTTCTTAGTAGAATCCGTGGCGGTGAGTGTGCTAGGAGGTGTGGCAGGCATCTTTATTGGCTGGGGCGTGTGTGTGGCCATTGCCAGTGCGACAGAATGGACCACAAGCATTTCACTGCATTCGATTTTGATCTCTTTTGGTTTTTCAGCATTGATCGGAATTATTTTTGGAATCTATCCAGCCAAAAAAGCTTCAGCCCTTCATCCTATAGATGCCTTGAGATACGAATAA
- a CDS encoding HlyD family efflux transporter periplasmic adaptor subunit, whose protein sequence is MRGGKKLWIVAGLILLLVMGVWIFKSKSSTPTTYEEYPVFRGNLQITAMATGTVKPENRLEIKPPIAGRIDQVLIKEGQEVSKGQILAMMSSTERAALLDAARSQDKSEVKKWETLYRPTPILAPLDGTIILRSIEAGQTVTNADAVLVMSDRLIVKAQVDETDMGLIELGQKAEIILDAYSKEKITAKVDHIAFESTTTNNVTTYDIDILPEDTPKFMRSGMTANVTFYVNTKENALLLPTEVIIYENGRPTVLVKDAHESRRLSFTKKNIKLGLSDGKNSEVLEGLSDGDIILSTKIIIGDREESSNPFQPNFRRRNK, encoded by the coding sequence ATGAGAGGCGGAAAAAAATTATGGATTGTTGCTGGGTTGATCCTCCTACTTGTGATGGGAGTCTGGATCTTTAAATCCAAATCTAGTACACCCACCACCTACGAAGAATATCCTGTCTTTAGAGGCAATTTACAGATCACCGCTATGGCCACAGGAACTGTGAAACCAGAAAACCGTCTTGAAATTAAACCTCCCATAGCAGGACGCATTGATCAGGTGTTGATCAAAGAAGGACAAGAGGTCAGCAAAGGCCAAATCCTTGCCATGATGAGCTCAACAGAACGCGCAGCCTTATTAGATGCCGCTAGGTCTCAAGACAAATCTGAAGTCAAAAAATGGGAAACACTTTACCGCCCTACTCCTATTTTAGCTCCCTTAGATGGCACTATCATTCTACGAAGTATTGAGGCTGGGCAAACCGTCACCAATGCCGATGCTGTTCTTGTGATGTCAGATCGTTTGATCGTCAAAGCACAAGTGGATGAAACAGATATGGGACTGATTGAGCTGGGACAAAAAGCAGAGATCATTTTGGATGCTTACTCTAAAGAAAAGATCACCGCCAAAGTGGATCACATCGCTTTTGAATCCACCACCACAAATAATGTGACCACTTATGACATTGATATTCTACCTGAGGACACACCCAAGTTCATGCGCTCAGGGATGACGGCCAACGTGACCTTTTATGTGAACACCAAAGAGAATGCGCTTTTGCTTCCCACAGAAGTGATCATCTACGAAAATGGTCGTCCTACTGTTTTAGTCAAAGACGCTCACGAATCTCGTCGTCTGTCTTTTACCAAAAAGAACATCAAGCTTGGTCTGAGTGACGGTAAAAACAGCGAGGTGCTTGAAGGCCTTAGTGATGGCGACATTATTCTAAGCACTAAAATCATCATCGGTGACCGCGAAGAAAGCTCCAACCCCTTCCAACCTAACTTTAGACGAAGAAACAAATAA